ACGAGTGCGGCGCGTGGCCGTCGGTGTGGTTCCAGGGCTGGTAGTGGTCCGAGACCACCACGCTGTCGAAGCCGTTCTGCTCGGCGGCCACGCCGAAGTTCAGGAGATCGCGCGGCGCAAACTGCTCTGCCGACGCCTTGTAGCCCAGGGTGAGCTTCGCCATGCTGCTGTCATCCCTCTCTGGTCTTCCGGGCACCGTAGCGAGCAGAGCACACAAGCGTCAAGCCACGGCAGCCGTCCCAGAGGCGAAACGTGCAGAGGCGGCCTCGAATTCCCGGGCGCGCGGTGGGACACCGAACGCCCGGGAATTCGAGGCCGCCTCTCGTCTGGAATGACCTTCCCCACCCGGGGACGAGAATCGAGGGCCAGCCACGCCCCTATTTTCGGAGCGTCAGCCACCAGTGGCGATTGCTGCCTTCCCACTCGGTCTCCAGGCGCGCCGTGTACGCCTG
The genomic region above belongs to Chloroflexota bacterium and contains:
- a CDS encoding LLM class flavin-dependent oxidoreductase, whose protein sequence is MAKLTLGYKASAEQFAPRDLLNFGVAAEQNGFDSVVVSDHYQPWNHTDGHAPHS